In Peromyscus eremicus chromosome 2, PerEre_H2_v1, whole genome shotgun sequence, a single genomic region encodes these proteins:
- the Tmem68 gene encoding monoacylglycerol/Diacylglycerol O-acyltransferase isoform X1: protein MIENNQTCVAGQNSVPYMTCLVHMLEEWLGVEQLEDYLNFANHLLWVFTPLILLILPYFTIFLLYLTIIFLHIYKRKNMLKEAYSHNLWDGARKTVATLWDGHAAVWHGYEVHGMEKIPEGPALIIFYHGAIPIDFYYFMAKIFIHKGRTCRVVADHFVFKIPGFSLLLDVFCALHGPREKCVEILRSGHLLAISPGGVREALLSDETYNIIWGNRKGFAQVAIDAKVPIIPMFTQNIREGFRSLGGTRLFKWLYEKFRYPFAPMYGGFPVKLRTFLGDPIPYDPKITAEELAEKTKNAVQALIDKHQRIPGNIRSALLERFHREQKAN, encoded by the exons atgatagagaacaACCAAACCTGTGTTGCAGGACAGAACTCTGTGCCCTACATGACTTGTCTGGTTCACATGCTTGAGGAATGGTTGGGTGTGGAGCAGCTGGAGGACTACTTGAATTTTGCAAACCATCTCCTGTGGGTTTTTACCCCACTGATACTTTTAATACTTCCGTATTTTACGATCTTTCTTCTCTATCTTACTATTATTTTCCTCCATATCTATAAGAGGAAGAATATGTTAAAGGAAGCCTACTCTCATAATTTATGGGATGGTGCGAGGAAAACAGTGGCAACTCTGTGGGATGGACACGCAGCAGTTTGGCATG GTTATGAAGTTCATGGGATGGAAAAGATACCAGAAGGACCAGCACTTATAATTTTTTATCATGGAGCTATTCCCATAGACTTTTACTACTTCATGGCTAAAATTTTCATCCACAAAGGCAGAACTTGCCGAGTAGTAGCTGACCACTTTGTCTTTAAAATCCCAG GGTTCAGTTTGTTACTAGATGTATTTTGTGCTCTTCATGGACCACGAGAAAAATGTGTTGAAATCCTGAGGAGTGGACACTTGCTAGCTATTTCACCAGGTGGAGTCCGAGAAGCCTTACTTAGTGACGAAACCTACAACATCATATGGGGTAATCGTAAAGGCTTTGCTCAGGTTGCAATTGATGCGAAAGTG CCCATTATTCCTATGTTTACACAAAATATTCGAGAAGGATTTAGATCACTTGGAGGAACAA GATTATTTAAGTGGCTTTATGAAAAATTCCGCTATCCATTTGCTCCAATGTATGGAGGTTTTCCTGTAAAGCTGCGGACCTTCTTAGGTGATCCCATTCCATATGACCCAAAGATAACAGCAGAAGAATTAGCTGAAAAG acCAAGAATGCTGTTCAAGCTTTGATTGACAAGCACCAAAGGATACCAGGGAACATTAGGAGTGCTCTGCTGGAACGCTTTCATAGAGAGCAGAAGGCTAATTAG
- the Tmem68 gene encoding monoacylglycerol/Diacylglycerol O-acyltransferase isoform X2 codes for MIENNQTCVAGQNSVPYMTCLVHMLEEWLGVEQLEDYLNFANHLLWVFTPLILLILPYFTIFLLYLTIIFLHIYKRKNMLKEAYSHNLWDGARKTVATLWDGHAAVWHGYEVHGMEKIPEGPALIIFYHGAIPIDFYYFMAKIFIHKGRTCRVVADHFVFKIPGFSLLLDVFCALHGPREKCVEILRSGHLLAISPGGVREALLSDETYNIIWGNRKGFAQVAIDAKVPIIPMFTQNIREGFRSLGGTNQECCSSFD; via the exons atgatagagaacaACCAAACCTGTGTTGCAGGACAGAACTCTGTGCCCTACATGACTTGTCTGGTTCACATGCTTGAGGAATGGTTGGGTGTGGAGCAGCTGGAGGACTACTTGAATTTTGCAAACCATCTCCTGTGGGTTTTTACCCCACTGATACTTTTAATACTTCCGTATTTTACGATCTTTCTTCTCTATCTTACTATTATTTTCCTCCATATCTATAAGAGGAAGAATATGTTAAAGGAAGCCTACTCTCATAATTTATGGGATGGTGCGAGGAAAACAGTGGCAACTCTGTGGGATGGACACGCAGCAGTTTGGCATG GTTATGAAGTTCATGGGATGGAAAAGATACCAGAAGGACCAGCACTTATAATTTTTTATCATGGAGCTATTCCCATAGACTTTTACTACTTCATGGCTAAAATTTTCATCCACAAAGGCAGAACTTGCCGAGTAGTAGCTGACCACTTTGTCTTTAAAATCCCAG GGTTCAGTTTGTTACTAGATGTATTTTGTGCTCTTCATGGACCACGAGAAAAATGTGTTGAAATCCTGAGGAGTGGACACTTGCTAGCTATTTCACCAGGTGGAGTCCGAGAAGCCTTACTTAGTGACGAAACCTACAACATCATATGGGGTAATCGTAAAGGCTTTGCTCAGGTTGCAATTGATGCGAAAGTG CCCATTATTCCTATGTTTACACAAAATATTCGAGAAGGATTTAGATCACTTGGAGGAACAA acCAAGAATGCTGTTCAAGCTTTGATTGA